A section of the Flavobacteriales bacterium genome encodes:
- a CDS encoding sigma-70 family RNA polymerase sigma factor, whose translation MPEEELIEAARKGDQQAYARLMRSYKHMVYTVCMRVLRNREEAEEATQDSFVKAYRNLASYQGGARFSTWLYSIAYRTALSALRARRTGTVDLEAAPDRVLAGPAPAFGHAQDLHAMVEEALSRMPAEDAALMTFYYLQDRSVEEIVTITGLSVSNVKVKLHRARKRMLELVQGHWKAEAWTLIND comes from the coding sequence ATGCCCGAGGAGGAGCTCATCGAAGCCGCCCGCAAGGGTGACCAGCAGGCGTATGCCCGGCTGATGCGCTCGTACAAGCACATGGTGTACACCGTGTGCATGCGGGTGCTGCGGAACCGCGAGGAGGCCGAGGAGGCCACCCAGGACAGTTTCGTGAAGGCCTATCGGAACCTCGCCTCCTATCAGGGGGGCGCGCGCTTCAGCACGTGGTTGTACAGCATCGCCTACCGCACGGCGCTTTCGGCGTTGCGCGCACGCCGCACCGGAACGGTCGATCTGGAGGCCGCACCGGACCGTGTGCTGGCCGGACCTGCCCCGGCGTTCGGCCATGCGCAGGACCTGCATGCGATGGTGGAGGAGGCGCTTTCCAGGATGCCGGCGGAGGACGCCGCGCTGATGACCTTTTACTACCTGCAAGACCGGAGCGTGGAGGAGATCGTAACCATCACGGGCCTATCGGTGTCCAACGTGAAGGTGAAACTCCACCGGGCGCGCAAACGGATGCTCGAGCTGGTGCAGGGCCACTGGAAAGCCGAGGCATGGACGCTGATCAACGACTGA
- the tpx gene encoding thiol peroxidase produces the protein MPQPRTLSALPAVGQAAPALRYVKQDKSNHELASLRGEVVVLFCLPSLDTSVCATETRTFNQKAAGLGAHVLVVSMDLPFAMKRFCETEGIANVHTGSDFRYRDMATGWGAAIAEGPMEGLHCRAVWVIDRQGVIRHFELTPELGAEPDYDAVIGAVRPLL, from the coding sequence ATGCCCCAACCCCGCACCCTTTCCGCCCTGCCCGCCGTCGGGCAGGCCGCTCCGGCCCTGCGCTATGTCAAGCAGGACAAGTCCAACCACGAGCTGGCCTCCCTCCGCGGCGAGGTGGTCGTGCTCTTCTGCCTGCCCAGCCTGGACACCAGTGTGTGTGCCACCGAGACCCGCACCTTCAACCAGAAGGCCGCCGGCCTGGGCGCCCATGTGCTGGTCGTCAGCATGGACCTGCCCTTCGCCATGAAGCGCTTCTGCGAGACCGAGGGCATCGCCAACGTCCACACGGGAAGTGACTTCCGCTACCGCGACATGGCCACCGGCTGGGGTGCCGCCATCGCCGAAGGGCCGATGGAAGGACTGCACTGCCGTGCGGTCTGGGTCATCGACCGCCAGGGCGTCATCCGGCATTTCGAGCTCACCCCGGAACTGGGCGCCGAGCCGGACTACGATGCGGTGATCGGCGCGGTGCGACCGCTGCTCTAG
- the purL gene encoding phosphoribosylformylglycinamidine synthase subunit PurL: MATTTLDPDTAPAGVETARKLGLLPEEYDTIQGILGRTPNFTELSIYSAMWSEHCSYKNSIRLLKTLPRTGPKLLAEAGQENAGLVDIGDGWACAFKIESHNHPSAIEPFQGAATGVGGINRDIFTMGARPIAQLNSLRFGDITTESRSRWHMRGVVKGIGDYGNAFGVPVLGGEVYFDPCYTSNPLVNAMSVGIVRTDRVISATSHGAGNPVFIVGSATGKDGIHGASFASKDITDTSMDDLPAVQVGDPFMEKLLLEASLELAQTDAIIGMQDMGAAGITCSTSEMSAKGGAGMDIHLDRVPTRQPGMHAWEILLSESQERMLVVVKKGREAEVKAIFDKWDLNCVAIGTVTDGGTLRYYMHDRLVAEVPAESLVLGGGAPVYERAVKEPAYYAENQRFRVADVPEPDDLRAVAYDLLASPNIASKRWVYEQYDSMVRTNNMSTNAPSDAGLVLLRDTGKALAVTVDCNGRYVHADPRKGTMIAVCEAARNIACSGGDPCGVTNCLNFGNPYDPEVYWQFSEAIAGMGEACRALGTPVTGGNVSFYNQTVSADSTVPVFPTPTIGMVGVLNDATKRMGLGFRSKGELIYLLGRSTDDIACSEYLVRHHGIRRSPAPYFDLEEEGRLHTMLLMLIRSSVITAAHDVSDGGLWVTLVEMGLVNGLGFDIVTDSEVRPDAFLFGEGQGRVAVAVNEEQENAFLDMMRASRVPFILLGHVTKGKLVVDDEPFGLIEDARKVYEGALPKAMNEQ, translated from the coding sequence ATGGCCACCACCACGCTCGACCCCGATACCGCCCCGGCCGGGGTGGAGACCGCCCGCAAGCTCGGACTGCTGCCCGAGGAGTACGACACGATCCAGGGCATCCTGGGACGCACGCCCAACTTCACCGAGCTGAGCATCTACAGCGCGATGTGGAGCGAGCACTGCTCCTACAAGAACTCCATCCGCCTGCTGAAGACCCTGCCCCGCACCGGCCCCAAGCTCCTCGCCGAGGCGGGACAGGAGAACGCCGGCCTGGTGGACATCGGCGACGGTTGGGCCTGCGCCTTCAAGATCGAGAGCCACAACCACCCCAGCGCCATCGAACCCTTCCAGGGCGCGGCCACCGGCGTGGGCGGCATCAACCGCGACATCTTCACCATGGGCGCGCGCCCCATCGCCCAGCTCAACAGCCTGCGCTTCGGCGACATCACCACCGAATCCCGCAGCCGCTGGCACATGCGCGGCGTGGTGAAGGGCATCGGTGACTACGGCAACGCGTTCGGCGTTCCCGTGCTCGGGGGCGAGGTGTACTTCGACCCCTGCTACACCAGCAATCCGTTGGTGAACGCCATGAGCGTGGGCATCGTCCGCACCGACCGCGTGATCAGCGCCACCAGCCACGGTGCCGGCAACCCCGTCTTCATCGTGGGCAGCGCCACCGGCAAGGACGGCATCCACGGCGCCAGCTTCGCCAGCAAGGACATCACCGACACCAGCATGGACGACCTGCCCGCCGTGCAGGTGGGCGACCCCTTCATGGAGAAGCTCCTGCTGGAAGCTTCGCTCGAGCTCGCGCAGACCGACGCCATCATCGGCATGCAGGACATGGGCGCCGCCGGCATCACCTGCAGCACCAGCGAGATGAGCGCCAAGGGCGGCGCCGGCATGGACATCCACCTGGACCGTGTGCCCACCCGGCAGCCCGGCATGCACGCATGGGAGATCCTGCTCAGCGAGAGCCAGGAACGCATGCTCGTGGTGGTGAAGAAGGGCCGCGAGGCCGAGGTGAAGGCCATCTTCGACAAGTGGGACCTCAACTGCGTGGCCATCGGCACGGTGACCGACGGAGGCACCCTGCGCTACTACATGCACGACCGTCTGGTGGCGGAGGTGCCGGCCGAGAGCCTCGTCCTGGGGGGCGGGGCACCGGTGTACGAGCGGGCCGTGAAGGAACCGGCCTACTACGCCGAGAACCAGCGCTTCCGCGTGGCCGACGTGCCCGAGCCCGATGACCTGCGCGCCGTGGCCTACGACCTGCTGGCCAGCCCCAACATCGCCAGCAAGCGCTGGGTGTACGAGCAGTACGACAGCATGGTGCGCACCAACAACATGAGCACCAACGCGCCCAGCGACGCCGGGCTCGTGCTGCTGCGCGACACCGGCAAGGCCCTCGCCGTCACCGTGGACTGCAACGGCCGCTACGTGCATGCCGATCCCCGCAAGGGCACCATGATCGCCGTGTGCGAGGCCGCCCGCAACATCGCCTGCAGCGGCGGCGACCCCTGCGGCGTCACCAACTGCCTCAACTTCGGCAACCCCTACGACCCCGAGGTGTACTGGCAGTTCAGCGAGGCCATCGCCGGCATGGGCGAGGCCTGCCGCGCCCTCGGCACACCCGTCACCGGCGGCAACGTCAGCTTCTACAACCAGACCGTCAGCGCCGATTCCACCGTGCCGGTCTTCCCCACGCCCACCATCGGCATGGTCGGTGTGCTCAACGACGCCACCAAGCGCATGGGCCTCGGCTTCCGCAGCAAGGGCGAGCTCATCTACCTGCTCGGCCGGTCCACGGACGACATCGCATGCAGCGAGTACCTCGTGCGGCACCACGGCATCCGCCGGTCGCCCGCGCCCTACTTCGACCTGGAGGAGGAGGGCCGCCTGCACACCATGCTGCTCATGCTCATCCGCTCCAGCGTCATCACCGCCGCGCACGATGTGAGCGACGGCGGCCTGTGGGTCACGCTCGTGGAGATGGGCCTGGTGAACGGGCTCGGCTTCGACATCGTCACCGACAGCGAGGTGCGCCCCGATGCCTTCCTCTTCGGCGAAGGACAGGGCCGCGTGGCCGTGGCCGTGAACGAGGAGCAGGAGAACGCCTTCCTGGACATGATGCGCGCCAGCCGCGTGCCCTTCATCCTGCTGGGCCATGTCACCAAGGGCAAGCTCGTGGTGGACGATGAACCCTTCGGCCTCATCGAGGACGCCCGCAAGGTGTACGAAGGCGCCCTCCCCAAGGCGATGAACGAACAATAA
- a CDS encoding amidohydrolase: protein MKTLFPTIAAALGTGVLLLTGCFQHVEADLVVHNAVIHSMDEAGTVHQAMAVKDGRILELGPEREILNRYRAKERYDAAGRSVYPGFIDGHCHFLGYGLNKQKVDLTGTRSWAEVLERTAAFAGTHPGTGWLLGRGWDQNDWPGAPWPDNTALDSLFPDRPVLLQRVDGHAAVVNSAAMRTVGLDVEAEVEGGLLVKRDGRPTGLLVDNAVNVFQRIFDDADEATKRQALLDAQADCLAAGLTMVVDAGLDTNTIALIRRMQQEGVLRIRVYAMVADGAANLAHFAKHGAIDDERLKVNSVKVYADGALGSRGALLKAPYHDQAGHHGLQLATREHFAEVAAWCKAHGFQMNTHCIGDSANKLLLDVYGEVLGGTNDRRWRIEHAQVVSPQDRPLFARYSIVPSVQPTHATSDGPWAEQRLGPDRIAHAYAYEDLRRAMGLVALGTDFPVEGIDPLQTYRSAVLRQAADGWPEGGYQPANALKPMDALRGITIWNALATFTEDELGSLEAGKRADLTVVDRDLAKADADGLRKARVVATFVNGERLH, encoded by the coding sequence ATGAAGACCCTGTTTCCAACCATCGCCGCAGCCTTGGGCACAGGCGTGCTCCTGCTCACCGGCTGCTTCCAGCATGTGGAGGCCGACCTGGTGGTGCACAACGCGGTGATCCACAGCATGGATGAGGCCGGCACGGTGCACCAGGCCATGGCGGTGAAGGATGGACGCATCCTCGAGCTGGGCCCCGAGCGCGAGATCTTGAACCGGTACCGGGCCAAGGAGCGCTACGACGCCGCCGGCCGCTCGGTCTACCCCGGCTTCATCGACGGCCACTGTCACTTCCTCGGCTACGGGCTCAACAAGCAGAAGGTGGACCTCACGGGCACCCGCAGCTGGGCCGAGGTGCTGGAGCGCACGGCCGCGTTCGCCGGCACCCATCCCGGAACGGGTTGGCTGCTGGGCCGGGGCTGGGACCAGAACGACTGGCCCGGCGCACCATGGCCGGACAACACCGCGTTGGACTCGCTCTTTCCCGACCGCCCCGTGCTGCTGCAGCGCGTGGACGGCCACGCCGCCGTGGTGAACAGCGCGGCCATGCGCACCGTGGGGCTCGACGTGGAGGCCGAGGTGGAGGGCGGCTTGCTGGTGAAGCGCGACGGTCGACCCACGGGCCTGCTGGTGGACAACGCGGTGAACGTGTTCCAGCGCATCTTCGATGATGCGGACGAGGCCACCAAGCGACAGGCCCTGCTCGACGCGCAGGCCGACTGCCTCGCGGCCGGGCTGACGATGGTGGTGGACGCCGGGCTGGACACCAACACCATCGCCCTCATCCGCCGCATGCAGCAGGAAGGCGTGCTCCGGATCCGCGTGTACGCCATGGTGGCCGATGGTGCGGCGAACCTCGCGCACTTCGCGAAGCACGGGGCCATCGACGACGAGCGGTTGAAGGTGAACAGCGTGAAGGTCTACGCGGATGGCGCATTGGGCTCCCGCGGGGCGCTGCTGAAGGCACCGTACCACGACCAAGCCGGTCATCATGGCCTGCAGCTGGCCACGCGCGAACACTTCGCGGAGGTGGCGGCCTGGTGCAAGGCGCACGGCTTCCAGATGAACACGCACTGCATCGGCGACAGCGCCAACAAGCTGCTGCTGGACGTGTACGGCGAAGTGCTCGGCGGCACCAACGATCGGCGGTGGCGGATCGAGCATGCGCAGGTGGTGTCGCCCCAGGACAGGCCGCTCTTCGCGCGGTACAGCATCGTGCCGAGCGTGCAACCCACCCACGCCACGAGCGATGGGCCGTGGGCGGAGCAGCGGCTGGGGCCCGACCGGATCGCACATGCCTATGCCTACGAGGACCTGCGCCGCGCCATGGGCCTGGTGGCGCTGGGCACGGACTTCCCCGTGGAGGGCATCGACCCGCTGCAGACCTACCGCAGCGCCGTGCTGCGGCAGGCGGCGGACGGCTGGCCCGAGGGCGGGTACCAGCCGGCGAACGCGCTGAAGCCGATGGACGCCCTGCGCGGCATCACCATCTGGAACGCGCTGGCCACCTTCACGGAGGATGAGCTCGGCAGCCTGGAAGCGGGGAAGCGGGCGGACCTGACGGTGGTGGACCGCGACCTGGCGAAGGCCGATGCCGACGGCCTGCGCAAGGCCCGTGTGGTGGCCACCTTCGTGAACGGCGAGCGCCTGCACTGA
- a CDS encoding polysaccharide deacetylase family protein encodes MTTGAFVLSLDFELYWGMRDRRTLEAYGPRILGVRQALPRMLAAFDAHGVKATIATVGLLFFRDKASLQAGLPALRPGYTNTMLSPYHGHIDGIGVDEQHDPYHFGASLVRLIQQHPAHEIAGHTFSHYYCLERGQTEAEFAADLEAAQRAAAAYGIALRSFVFPRNQYNERYLALCHAHGIRAYRGNERSWLYDARNREDESRFRRALRLLDTWLPLSGPNTHAWPVVQDGLPVDVPSSRFLRPWSPRYAMLDGMKLRRITRAMDHAAGRGELFHLWWHPHNFGADLERNMAFLERVLAHYTHLHRSTGLRSLTMTEVAEEARSRHGR; translated from the coding sequence ATGACCACCGGTGCGTTCGTGCTCTCGCTCGACTTCGAGCTGTACTGGGGCATGCGCGACCGGCGCACGCTGGAGGCCTACGGTCCACGGATCCTGGGCGTGCGCCAGGCGCTTCCGCGGATGCTCGCCGCCTTCGATGCGCATGGCGTGAAGGCCACCATCGCCACCGTGGGGCTGCTCTTCTTCCGCGACAAGGCCTCCTTGCAGGCGGGACTGCCGGCGCTGCGGCCCGGCTACACGAACACGATGCTCTCGCCCTACCACGGCCACATCGATGGCATCGGTGTGGACGAGCAGCACGACCCCTACCACTTCGGGGCCTCCCTCGTCCGGCTGATCCAGCAGCATCCCGCGCACGAGATCGCCGGCCACACCTTCAGCCACTACTACTGCCTGGAGCGGGGCCAGACCGAGGCGGAGTTCGCCGCCGACCTGGAGGCGGCCCAACGCGCCGCCGCGGCATACGGGATCGCGTTGAGGAGCTTCGTGTTCCCGCGCAACCAGTACAACGAGCGCTACCTGGCCCTGTGCCATGCCCATGGCATCCGGGCCTACCGCGGCAACGAGCGCAGCTGGCTGTACGATGCGCGCAACCGCGAGGACGAATCGCGCTTCCGCCGGGCCTTGCGCCTGCTGGACACCTGGCTGCCGCTCAGCGGGCCCAACACCCACGCCTGGCCGGTGGTGCAGGACGGACTGCCGGTGGATGTTCCGTCCAGCCGCTTCCTACGCCCGTGGTCGCCGCGCTATGCAATGCTGGACGGGATGAAGCTCCGCCGCATCACCCGCGCCATGGACCATGCGGCAGGACGCGGCGAGCTGTTCCACCTGTGGTGGCATCCGCACAACTTCGGCGCCGACCTGGAGCGCAACATGGCCTTTCTGGAGCGGGTGCTCGCGCATTACACGCACCTCCACCGCAGCACCGGCCTGCGCAGCCTCACCATGACCGAGGTGGCCGAGGAAGCCCGATCCCGCCATGGCCGCTGA
- a CDS encoding formyl transferase, whose amino-acid sequence MAAERVVLLARASWATAMLYHTLAAHFDVQVVLEDPPPTMQLLRSRIRRLGLWRVLGQVLFQVCVAWPLAKRSKERVQAILRSTGTSQAPIPAAVTHRVPTVNGAACHALLQRLAPRVVVINGTRILKGATLKAIGVPVLNTHVGITPRYRGVHGAYWALVNDDRAHCGVTVHLVDEGIDTGGVLHQAVIDPGPEDDFSTYPVLQIAAGCPLMVRAVREAVDGRLRVVNGTADSGRWYHPTLGEYLRHRLRKGVR is encoded by the coding sequence ATGGCCGCTGAACGCGTGGTGCTGCTGGCGCGGGCGAGCTGGGCCACCGCCATGCTCTACCACACCCTGGCCGCGCACTTCGATGTGCAGGTGGTGCTGGAGGACCCGCCGCCCACCATGCAGCTCCTTCGCTCACGCATCCGCCGGCTGGGGCTGTGGCGCGTGCTCGGCCAGGTGCTCTTCCAGGTGTGCGTGGCGTGGCCGCTGGCGAAGCGATCGAAGGAGCGCGTCCAGGCCATCCTGCGATCGACGGGAACATCCCAAGCGCCGATCCCCGCGGCCGTCACCCATCGCGTGCCCACCGTGAACGGTGCGGCTTGCCACGCCCTGCTCCAGCGCCTGGCCCCGCGCGTCGTGGTGATCAACGGCACACGCATCCTGAAGGGCGCCACCTTGAAGGCCATCGGTGTGCCCGTGCTGAACACGCACGTGGGCATCACCCCGCGCTACCGCGGTGTGCACGGCGCCTACTGGGCCCTGGTGAACGACGATCGCGCGCACTGCGGAGTCACGGTTCACCTGGTGGACGAAGGGATCGATACCGGAGGTGTGCTGCATCAAGCGGTGATCGACCCCGGTCCCGAGGATGACTTCAGCACCTATCCGGTGCTGCAGATCGCCGCCGGCTGTCCCCTGATGGTGCGGGCGGTGCGGGAAGCTGTGGACGGCAGGCTGCGGGTGGTGAACGGCACAGCGGACAGCGGCCGCTGGTACCATCCCACTTTGGGGGAGTATCTCCGTCATCGCCTGCGGAAAGGCGTGCGCTGA
- a CDS encoding CotH kinase family protein, translating to MPHRTTALLLATTLFLTNAVAQNLPMEQYHSPDGHQLLLGGLPSTGLYEKGVLRTLDLQFAQSNYWQQLQQNYQSQTDILATLTVDGTVYDSVGVRFKGQTSYMMLPPGAQKMSFNVTLDHVDPGQDLMGYTTLNLNNAFQDPSFLREVVFLDLIRDHVPAAKANYVHLNINGASWGVYPNVQQLNKDFISEWFQSNDGHRWRADRPDGQVGGGGGPSWGDGTAALNDLGPDTADYQQYYTLKGTDLTTNPWEALVRTCQKVDGLPQGQLFDSLPRYLEIDRTLWFLASEIAFGDDDSYVYKGKMDYYLYWEPLSERMVPHEFDGNSVMKNNTVNWSPFYHETDVNYPLLNRLLAVPEWRQRYLAHLRTLIHEKMQSPTFNALVDSYVALIDAEVQADPKKLYTYANFQTEVNGLKTYLTNRRNTLLANSEVAQPAPTITAVEHIVSGTAWQAPLPTESPVVHATVTSGNGIFAVRLYHGTGIEGTFTRTDMFDDGLHDDGAAGDGVYGAILPPYAPNTVVRYYVEAVANNPDRTVVYAPPGAEHDVYTYTVQAQTAVMPVVINELMTGNTVTVTDNYGEYEDWIELFNGSAADIDLSGGFLTDDGADLFKWPIPPGSIVPAGGYLTFWADEDQVQGDGHTNFKLSASGEELWLVNADSAVVDHVVFGVLTTDMGYARVPNGSGPFVEQTPTFAANNDLVSAVQEAEVAAAFEAYPNPTAGALTIRCATPTELHLLDATGRRVWSGRVSGSTDLDLGVHAAGSYLLRSTTGEVLRVMVVR from the coding sequence ATGCCTCACCGGACCACCGCCCTGCTCCTCGCCACAACCCTGTTCCTCACGAACGCCGTTGCGCAGAACCTGCCCATGGAGCAGTACCACAGCCCGGACGGGCATCAACTGCTGCTGGGCGGTCTGCCGAGCACCGGCCTCTACGAGAAGGGCGTGCTCCGCACGCTCGACCTGCAGTTCGCGCAGTCGAACTACTGGCAGCAGCTTCAGCAGAACTACCAAAGCCAGACGGACATCCTGGCCACGCTCACGGTGGACGGCACCGTGTACGACAGCGTGGGGGTGCGCTTCAAAGGGCAGACGAGCTACATGATGCTTCCGCCCGGCGCGCAGAAGATGTCCTTCAACGTGACCCTGGACCATGTGGACCCGGGGCAGGACCTGATGGGCTACACCACGCTGAACCTGAACAACGCGTTCCAGGACCCGTCCTTCCTGCGTGAGGTGGTGTTCCTGGACCTGATCCGCGACCATGTGCCGGCGGCGAAGGCCAACTACGTGCACCTGAACATCAATGGCGCGAGTTGGGGGGTGTATCCCAACGTGCAACAGTTGAACAAGGACTTCATCAGCGAGTGGTTCCAGAGCAACGACGGGCATCGGTGGCGTGCCGACCGTCCGGACGGCCAGGTGGGTGGCGGTGGCGGTCCCAGCTGGGGCGATGGCACCGCCGCGCTGAACGACCTGGGCCCCGACACCGCGGACTATCAGCAGTACTACACGCTGAAAGGCACGGACCTTACGACCAACCCGTGGGAAGCCCTGGTGCGCACCTGCCAGAAGGTGGACGGCCTGCCGCAGGGGCAGCTCTTCGACAGCCTGCCGCGCTACCTGGAAATCGACCGCACGCTGTGGTTCCTGGCCTCGGAGATCGCGTTCGGCGACGACGACAGCTACGTGTACAAGGGGAAAATGGACTACTACCTCTATTGGGAGCCGCTCTCGGAGCGCATGGTGCCCCACGAGTTCGACGGCAACAGCGTGATGAAGAACAACACGGTGAACTGGAGCCCCTTCTACCACGAGACCGACGTGAACTACCCGCTGCTGAACCGGCTGCTGGCCGTGCCCGAATGGCGGCAGCGCTACCTGGCCCACCTGCGCACCCTCATCCACGAGAAGATGCAGAGCCCGACGTTCAATGCGCTGGTGGACAGCTATGTGGCGCTGATCGATGCCGAAGTGCAGGCCGATCCGAAGAAGCTGTACACCTACGCCAACTTTCAGACCGAGGTGAACGGGCTGAAGACCTACCTCACCAACCGCCGCAACACGTTGTTGGCCAACAGCGAGGTGGCCCAGCCGGCGCCGACGATCACCGCCGTGGAGCACATCGTATCCGGTACGGCCTGGCAGGCCCCGCTGCCCACGGAAAGCCCCGTGGTGCATGCGACCGTCACCAGCGGCAACGGCATCTTCGCCGTGCGGCTGTACCACGGCACCGGCATCGAAGGCACCTTCACGCGGACGGACATGTTCGATGATGGCCTGCACGACGACGGGGCCGCCGGCGACGGGGTGTACGGCGCCATCCTGCCGCCCTATGCGCCCAACACGGTGGTGCGCTACTACGTGGAGGCCGTGGCCAACAACCCCGACCGCACGGTGGTGTACGCACCGCCCGGCGCCGAACATGACGTGTACACCTACACGGTGCAGGCCCAGACGGCGGTGATGCCGGTGGTGATCAACGAGCTGATGACCGGCAACACCGTCACGGTGACGGACAACTACGGCGAGTACGAGGACTGGATCGAGCTCTTCAATGGCAGCGCGGCCGACATCGACCTGAGCGGCGGCTTCCTCACAGATGACGGCGCCGACCTGTTCAAGTGGCCGATCCCGCCGGGCTCCATCGTGCCGGCCGGTGGCTACCTCACCTTCTGGGCGGACGAGGACCAGGTGCAGGGCGACGGCCACACCAACTTCAAGCTCAGCGCCAGCGGCGAGGAGCTATGGCTGGTGAACGCCGACAGCGCGGTGGTGGACCATGTGGTGTTCGGCGTGCTCACCACGGACATGGGCTACGCGCGGGTGCCCAACGGCAGTGGTCCCTTCGTGGAACAGACGCCCACCTTCGCCGCCAACAACGACCTGGTCTCCGCCGTGCAGGAAGCGGAAGTGGCTGCCGCGTTCGAGGCGTACCCCAACCCCACCGCCGGCGCGTTGACCATCCGCTGCGCCACACCGACCGAGCTGCACCTGCTCGATGCCACAGGAAGGCGTGTGTGGAGCGGTCGTGTCAGCGGCAGCACGGACCTCGACCTCGGCGTGCATGCGGCCGGCAGCTACCTGCTCCGCTCCACCACCGGCGAGGTCCTGCGCGTGATGGTGGTGCGCTAG
- a CDS encoding helix-turn-helix transcriptional regulator yields MSSPHPKLAPLNERFIHLMERLGHTGYSFSKELGTSEAVISNIRKGKNPPNILLVEQLLNKYESVSAEWLLTGRGRPFKQEQERTVIEPPRSIPGSAGGEDRLVRMEDLLQRSIQVQLERNVLMDETMNHIQRQVIELDRRVAEFTKAKRKVG; encoded by the coding sequence GTGTCAAGCCCCCACCCCAAACTTGCTCCGCTGAACGAACGCTTCATCCACCTGATGGAGCGGTTGGGCCACACGGGCTATAGCTTCAGCAAGGAGTTGGGGACCTCGGAAGCGGTCATCTCGAACATCCGGAAGGGGAAGAACCCGCCCAACATCCTCTTGGTTGAACAGTTACTTAATAAATATGAATCGGTCAGTGCGGAGTGGCTGTTGACCGGCCGTGGTCGACCGTTCAAGCAGGAACAGGAGCGAACGGTGATCGAGCCACCGCGATCGATCCCTGGTTCAGCGGGAGGTGAGGATCGCTTGGTGCGGATGGAGGACCTGCTCCAACGCTCGATCCAGGTTCAGCTGGAACGGAACGTGCTCATGGATGAGACAATGAACCACATCCAACGTCAGGTCATCGAGCTCGACCGCCGGGTGGCCGAGTTCACGAAAGCCAAGCGGAAGGTGGGGTGA